From a single Methanophagales archaeon genomic region:
- a CDS encoding 30S ribosomal protein S8e translates to MRWQGKSVRKPTGGRLHRHRKKRAYEAGRPAAETVIGTEKRKIVRTMGGNIKARLLRCEYANVADPRSGTTKKARIITVKSNPANPFYIRRNIVTKGAVIETELGDALVTNRPGQNGMVNAKLI, encoded by the coding sequence ATGAGATGGCAAGGTAAATCCGTCAGGAAACCTACGGGGGGGAGGTTGCATAGACATAGGAAGAAGCGAGCATATGAGGCTGGTCGCCCGGCTGCAGAGACGGTCATCGGCACTGAAAAGCGGAAGATAGTGAGGACGATGGGAGGTAATATAAAAGCACGACTGCTGCGCTGTGAGTATGCTAACGTCGCAGACCCGCGAAGCGGTACGACAAAGAAGGCGCGGATCATCACTGTGAAGAGCAATCCTGCCAATCCGTTCTACATCAGGCGGAATATAGTGACGAAGGGCGCAGTGATAGAGACCGAGCTGGGTGATGCGCTGGTCACGAACAGACCGGGTCAGAATGGAATGGTGAATGCGAAGTTGATCTGA
- a CDS encoding DUF1610 domain-containing protein codes for MIEYCTSCKAKLLEKGYTVFPCPNCGKVEIGRCAKCRKQSNLYRCEACGFEGP; via the coding sequence ATGATAGAATATTGCACGTCCTGCAAAGCGAAACTGCTGGAAAAGGGCTACACGGTCTTTCCGTGCCCTAACTGTGGCAAGGTGGAAATAGGTAGATGCGCGAAGTGTCGGAAGCAGAGTAATTTGTACAGATGTGAGGCGTGTGGCTTTGAGGGTCCATGA